From the genome of Papaver somniferum cultivar HN1 chromosome 2, ASM357369v1, whole genome shotgun sequence, one region includes:
- the LOC113352836 gene encoding uncharacterized protein LOC113352836 — protein MATLLLYVDDIILTCISTSFISTLFSQLGSNFVMNDLGNLHYFLGIEADMENFPRSILLTQQKYTLYLFTRSKMLNCKPCNTQVTIEKRLSIHDGTPFTNLLQHRSLVRALEYLTLTRLDVNFAVNYICLQFMHAPTYFHLLLVKRILSYLKGTIDAGITLSAEDITSISGYSDSDWAGCPDTRRSTSGFCVVFL, from the coding sequence ATGGCTACCCTACttctatatgtagatgatattatacTTACTTGCATCTCTACTTCCTTCATTAGCACTCTTTTCTCTCAACTTGGATCTAATTTTGTTATGAATGACCTAGGAAATCTCCACTACTTCCTTGGTATTGAAGCTGACATGGAAAATTTTCCTCGCTCTATACTTCTCACACAACAAAAGTATACTTTATATCTTTTTACTAGATCAAAGATGCTAAACTGCAAGCCTTGCAACACACAAGTCACCATTGAGAAAAGACTGTCAATCCATGATGGCACTCCATTTACCAATCTATTGCAACATAGAagccttgttagagcattggaGTATCTTACCTTAACTAGACTTGATGTCAACTTTGCAGTAAACTATATATGTTTGCAGTTCATGCATGCACCTacatattttcatcttcttctggttAAGCGCATTCTTAGTTACTTAAAAGGAACTATAGATGCTGGTATTACTCTATCTGCTGAAGATATCACCTCCATCAGTGGCTATTCAGACTCTGACTGGGCTGGATGCCCTGATACTAGACGTTCTACATCTGGATTCTGTGTTGTTTTTTTGTGA